The following are encoded together in the Oryzias melastigma strain HK-1 linkage group LG17, ASM292280v2, whole genome shotgun sequence genome:
- the bcl6ab gene encoding BCL6A transcription repressor b — protein sequence MLRVSRKLLQDCDSMAMTADGCFQFTRHAGDVLLNFNRLRSRSMLTDVTVQVDGQDFHAHKAILVACSGFFYSVFMHPENANLSAISLDPKVDPECFSLLLDFMYTSCLNLNDSLVLATLNTAVYLQMEHVADTCRRFIKSRHQSLNMQLDGERSGSISPPEETPAVRAVKEQDKSPSSTSFLQDGRACIPTVFRGINTSGSYHVYGDFYIPAEKLEDSHETRSLQGRSPAAMNPESSGAINRPALWSSQAPATAMEEDGPQHPPASYLRLSPIYNRGVICSPQSPLRSDCQPNSPTESSSSRNASMNQNSAPHCPKEAKARNWKKYKFIVMNQTTDEGDKEARGSSTDVRVGSPSRSPSRSGAAAGPTEEGATEQKDEGLSQSIRSCRSSSCSSIRSSTYGGDSPHSVESSRLSPDSYSREENAKPHSEFSPSSCDNDYFSSGCDSKFAEEEHLKEHMAQAHSDKPYRCDCCQAAFRYKGNLASHKTVHTGAKPYHCNICGAQFNRPANLKTHTRIHSGEKPYKCETCGSRFVQVAHLRAHVLIHTGEKPYPCEICGTHFRHLQTLKSHMRIHTGEKPYHCEKCDLHFRHKSQLRLHLRQKHGAVTNTKAQYRRPSSNVAAMSSC from the exons ATGCTCAGAGTTTCGAGGAAACTTTTACAAG ACTGCGACAGCATGGCCATGACTGCAGATGGCTGCTTTCAGTTCACGCGCCACGCAGGAGACGTCCTGCTCAACTTCAACCGCCTGCGCAGCCGGAGCATGCTGACAGATGTGACCGTGCAGGTGGACGGGCAGGACTTTCACGCGCACAAGGCCATCCTGGTGGCCTGCAG TGGATTCTTCTACTCGGTGTTTATGCATCCCGAGAATGCAAACCTTAGTGCCATCAGCTTGGACCCCAAAGTGGACCCTGAATGCTTTTCCCTCCTGCTGGACTTCATGTACACCTCCTGCCTCAACCTTAACGACAGCCTGGTCCTGGCCACCCTGAACACGGCGGTCTACCTTCAGATGGAGCACGTTGCTGACACCTGCCGCCGGTTCATCAAGTCCAg ACATCAGAGTCTGAACATGCAGCTGGACGGAGAACGAAGCGGCTCCATCAGCCCACCAGAGGAAACGCCAGCTGTGAGAGCGGTGAAAGAACAAGACAAGTCGCCCTCCAGCACGTCCTTCCTGCAGGACGGCAGGGCTTGTATCCCCACAGTTTTTAGGGGGATCAACACCTCTGGCTCCTATCACGTCTACGGAGATTTCTACATCCCTGCCGAAAAGCTCGAGGACTCTCACGAGACCAGATCCCTTCAAGGCCGCAGCCCAGCTGCCATGAACCCCGAGTCCAGCGGCGCCATCAACCGCCCCGCTCTGTGGAGCAGCCAAGCCCCCGCCACTGCCATGGAGGAGGACGGCCCCCAGCATCCTCCTGCCAGCTACCTCAGACTGTCCCCCATCTACAACAGAGGGGTCATTTGCAGTCCTCAGAGCCCGCTGAGATCTGACTGCCAGCCAAACTCTCCAACCGAGtcgagcagcagcagaaatgcCAGCATGAACCAGAACTCGGCTCCACACTGCCCCAAAGAGGCCAAGGCGCGCAACTGGAAGAAATACAAGTTCATCGTCATGAACCAAACCACAGATGAGGGTGATAAGGAGGCTCGGGGCAGCAGCACGGACGTGCGGGTGGGCTCGCCCTCCCGGAGTCCCTCCAGAAGCGGTGCAGCTGCCGGACCCACTGAAGAGGGTGCCACTGAGCAGAAAGACGAGGGCTTATCTCAGAGCATCCgcagctgcaggagcagcagctgcagcagcatcag GTCCTCAACCTACGGCGGGGACAGTCCTCACAGCGTGGAGAGCAGTCGGCTGTCGCCCGACTCGTACAGCAGGGAGGAAAACGCCAAGCCGCACTCAGAGTTCTCTCCCTCCAGCTGTG ACAATGATTACTTCTCCAGCGGCTGTGACTCCAAATTTGCAGAGGAAGAGCACCTGAAGGAGCACATGGCTCAGGCCCACAGCGACAAGCCGTACAGGTGCGACTGCTGCCAGGCCGCATTCCGCTACAAAGGCAACCTGGCCAGCCACAAGACCGTCCACACCG GTGCAAAACCGTACCACTGCAACATCTGTGGCGCCCAGTTCAACAGACCAGCCAACCTGAAGACGCACACCCGCATCCACTCGGGAGAAAAGCCCTACAAGTGTGAGACGTGCGGCTCCAGGTTTGTGCAG GTGGCGCACCTTCGTGCTCACGTGTTGATCCACACCGGAGAGAAGCCGTACCCCTGTGAGATCTGCGGGACGCATTTCCGCCACCTTCAGACGCTCAAGAGCCACATGCGGATTCACACGGGGGAGAAGCCGTACCAT TGTGAAAAATGTGACCTGCACTTCAGACACAAGAGCCAGCTGCGGCTGCATCTGCGGCAGAAGCACGGCGCCGTCAC